The Mesorhizobium loti genome includes a region encoding these proteins:
- a CDS encoding oxidoreductase: MTIGSGTSSLKILICGGGIAGPALAYWLARSGHRVVVVERFPVLRATGAQVDLRGQGIDAVKRMELLDVVRSRLVDEAGVSFVNAKGKAVATIMANTSGRGRQSLTSEYEIMRGDLVRILFDATKDAVAYVFGKTVERFEQDERQVIAHFSDGSSDAFDLLVGADGQGSRIRKAILPTASPDPYLRLGMHMAYWFIPRLPSDSNIRDTYIAPGGRMIMRRSHNPTETQVYFVLRDDSKEASAIHKQSIERQKQFWTNRFQNAGWQTQRFLEGMAVTESFYSQEVVQVRTDTWSKGRVALVGDAAHCASPFSGMGVSGGLVGAYVLAGEINRNSQNLPEALASYDKLLRPFANEIQKAVKPRLLRLGMPRTQLGVDAFHAVAALACGLRIPDLIARLSKEDRGGDWRLPEYAWNQQPIVDRAAKWR; the protein is encoded by the coding sequence ATGACAATTGGATCGGGAACTTCCTCCCTCAAAATCCTCATCTGTGGCGGCGGCATTGCCGGGCCGGCCCTGGCCTATTGGCTTGCCCGAAGCGGTCACCGGGTCGTCGTTGTCGAACGTTTTCCGGTTCTCCGGGCCACCGGTGCGCAAGTCGACCTTCGCGGCCAAGGCATCGATGCCGTCAAGCGAATGGAACTGCTTGACGTTGTCAGGAGCAGGCTTGTCGATGAGGCCGGAGTCTCCTTTGTAAACGCCAAAGGCAAGGCCGTAGCGACGATCATGGCCAACACTTCAGGCCGAGGCCGTCAGTCCCTGACATCCGAATACGAGATCATGCGCGGGGACCTCGTGCGCATTCTCTTCGATGCAACGAAGGACGCCGTCGCCTACGTCTTTGGCAAGACCGTCGAGCGTTTCGAACAGGATGAGAGACAGGTCATTGCCCATTTCTCCGACGGCTCTTCCGACGCGTTTGACCTCCTGGTCGGCGCGGATGGGCAAGGGTCGCGCATTCGTAAAGCCATTCTGCCGACCGCTTCTCCTGATCCCTACCTGCGGCTGGGGATGCACATGGCGTACTGGTTCATTCCGCGCCTTCCATCCGACAGCAACATTCGTGACACCTACATTGCACCCGGCGGCAGAATGATCATGCGCAGGAGCCACAACCCAACGGAAACCCAGGTCTACTTTGTGCTCAGGGACGATTCCAAAGAGGCATCCGCCATTCACAAACAGTCGATCGAGCGCCAAAAGCAGTTTTGGACGAACCGGTTTCAAAACGCAGGATGGCAGACCCAACGGTTTCTCGAAGGCATGGCGGTGACTGAGAGTTTTTACTCCCAGGAAGTGGTGCAGGTGCGTACGGATACATGGTCCAAGGGGCGAGTGGCCCTGGTCGGCGATGCCGCGCATTGTGCATCTCCCTTTAGCGGCATGGGGGTCTCTGGCGGCCTGGTGGGAGCGTATGTCCTTGCCGGTGAGATCAATCGGAATTCTCAAAACCTGCCGGAGGCGCTTGCAAGTTACGACAAGTTGCTGCGGCCGTTCGCTAATGAAATTCAAAAAGCGGTCAAGCCACGCCTCCTGCGATTGGGCATGCCCAGAACGCAGTTGGGCGTTGACGCTTTTCATGCTGTTGCAGCATTGGCCTGCGGCCTGCGAATTCCGGATCTGATCGCCCGGCTTTCGAAGGAAGACCGGGGCGGCGACTGGCGGCTGCCGGAATATGCCTGGAATCAACAGCCCATCGTCGACCGTGCGGCGAAATGGCGATAA
- a CDS encoding DUF1402 family protein, which produces MKKLILIILGLTLVATLFAAEAATLVPPGNRNAVQPDIPGASSRRTQATNTTFQAKYRKVYALLQNDAELRGKIKKAAATYGIDPLHIVGAIVGEHTYNVDAYDRLQTYYVKAISYLSSKLSFAYDGEDITDFVQRPEFKKCAGMSDSYDLWECREQVWNHSFRGKSVGGTSFPDDRFGATFFQPYYAGQTFGLGQLNPLTALQMSDLVHKVSGLPKLDVGDPNSVYKTIMDPDLTLPYVAATIRKSIDAYKSIAGFDISGNPGLTATLYNVGNPEQRADALKAENDRRRAAGEPEKLPEENYYGWLVNDKLSELKALF; this is translated from the coding sequence ATGAAAAAACTGATCCTGATCATTCTCGGCTTGACGCTGGTGGCGACGCTGTTCGCGGCCGAGGCGGCGACATTGGTGCCGCCGGGAAACCGCAATGCCGTGCAGCCCGACATTCCCGGCGCCTCCAGCCGGCGCACGCAGGCGACCAACACCACCTTCCAGGCGAAGTACCGCAAGGTTTACGCCTTGCTGCAGAACGACGCCGAATTGCGCGGCAAGATCAAGAAGGCAGCAGCCACCTACGGCATCGATCCCCTGCACATCGTCGGCGCCATCGTCGGCGAGCACACCTACAATGTCGACGCCTATGACCGGCTGCAGACCTACTACGTCAAGGCAATCTCCTATCTCTCCAGCAAGCTGTCCTTCGCCTATGACGGCGAGGACATCACGGATTTCGTGCAGCGGCCGGAATTCAAGAAATGCGCCGGGATGTCCGACAGCTACGATCTGTGGGAATGCCGCGAGCAGGTCTGGAACCATTCGTTTCGCGGCAAGAGCGTTGGCGGGACAAGCTTTCCCGACGACCGCTTCGGCGCCACTTTCTTCCAGCCCTATTATGCCGGGCAGACCTTCGGCCTCGGCCAGCTCAATCCGCTGACCGCCTTGCAGATGAGCGATCTCGTACACAAGGTTTCCGGCCTGCCGAAGCTCGACGTCGGCGATCCCAACTCGGTCTACAAGACCATCATGGATCCCGACCTGACGCTGCCTTACGTCGCGGCGACGATCCGGAAATCGATCGACGCCTACAAGAGCATTGCCGGCTTCGACATTTCGGGCAATCCGGGGCTGACCGCCACGCTCTACAATGTCGGCAATCCGGAGCAGCGCGCCGATGCGCTGAAGGCGGAAAACGACAGGCGCCGCGCCGCTGGTGAGCCGGAAAAACTGCCCGAGGAAAATTATTACGGCTGGCTGGTGAATGATAAATTGTCGGAGTTGAAGGCGCTGTTTTAG
- a CDS encoding FAD-dependent oxidoreductase has product MTDMARGMVIIGAGECGGRAALALRELAYDGPVTLVGDEPHPPYERPPLSKDAMVSEAPEIKAIASEAILAEKSIRHIHSVQAVAIDRAAHAVRLSDGSVLPYDKLLLATGSTPRKLPMPGLGPRCVYLRTFTDALAIRAHLTAGNRIAIIGGGFIGLELAAAARKLGASVTVIEAQPRILMRGVPAEIAEIIHEAHVAEGVKILCGDGIVSIADDGKQVRIALAGGQELSADLAVIGIGAVPVTGLAAEAGLTIDNGIAVDAELRSSDPDIFAAGDCCSFPLAVYGGRRVRLEAWRNAQEQGALAARNMLDTGEAHAAVPWFWSDQYGLSLQIAGLSDEGRSTVRRDLGDGAFILFHLAEDGRLVAASGIGPGNAVARDIRLAEMLIGKRAKPAPEALGSQAIKLKSLLAA; this is encoded by the coding sequence ATGACTGACATGGCGCGGGGAATGGTCATCATCGGCGCCGGCGAATGCGGTGGGCGCGCAGCATTGGCTCTGCGCGAGCTGGCCTACGACGGCCCGGTGACGCTGGTCGGCGATGAGCCGCATCCGCCTTATGAGCGCCCGCCACTGTCCAAGGACGCGATGGTCAGCGAAGCGCCTGAAATCAAGGCGATCGCCAGCGAGGCAATTCTGGCCGAGAAATCGATCCGGCATATCCATTCCGTCCAGGCCGTGGCGATCGATCGCGCGGCGCATGCGGTCCGCCTGTCGGACGGTTCGGTCCTGCCCTACGACAAGCTCCTGCTGGCCACCGGTTCGACGCCGCGCAAATTGCCGATGCCGGGGCTGGGTCCGCGCTGCGTCTATCTCAGAACCTTCACTGACGCGCTCGCCATTCGCGCGCATCTCACCGCCGGCAACCGTATCGCCATCATCGGCGGCGGCTTCATTGGCCTCGAACTCGCTGCCGCCGCCCGCAAACTGGGCGCGTCTGTCACCGTCATCGAGGCGCAGCCCCGCATCCTGATGCGCGGCGTGCCGGCCGAGATCGCAGAAATCATCCATGAAGCCCACGTCGCCGAGGGCGTGAAAATCCTGTGCGGTGACGGCATCGTGTCCATCGCCGACGATGGCAAGCAGGTGCGCATAGCGCTTGCCGGCGGACAGGAGCTATCAGCCGACCTCGCCGTCATCGGCATCGGCGCCGTGCCGGTGACCGGGCTTGCCGCCGAAGCCGGCCTGACGATCGACAACGGCATTGCTGTCGATGCCGAGCTGCGCAGCAGCGATCCCGACATATTTGCTGCCGGCGATTGCTGCTCGTTTCCGCTCGCCGTCTATGGCGGCCGCCGCGTGCGGCTGGAAGCCTGGCGCAACGCCCAGGAGCAAGGCGCGCTGGCAGCCAGGAACATGCTTGATACCGGCGAGGCGCATGCAGCGGTGCCGTGGTTCTGGTCGGATCAATATGGTCTGAGCCTGCAGATCGCAGGCCTCTCCGACGAAGGCCGCAGCACCGTGCGCCGCGATCTCGGCGATGGCGCCTTCATCCTCTTCCATTTGGCTGAAGACGGCAGGCTGGTGGCGGCCAGCGGCATCGGCCCCGGCAATGCGGTCGCCCGCGACATCAGGCTGGCCGAAATGCTGATCGGCAAACGGGCGAAGCCGGCGCCGGAAGCGCTGGGATCGCAGGCCATCAAGCTGAAGTCGCTGCTGGCGGCTTGA
- a CDS encoding Rieske 2Fe-2S domain-containing protein, protein MNDWVEACATGDIDEEDVMRFDHGGRTFAIYRSPDDEFFATDGLCTHEKVHLADGLVMDDIIECPKHNGRFNYKTGDARGAPVCVNLKTYPVKVDAGKVLIQIG, encoded by the coding sequence ATGAACGACTGGGTCGAGGCCTGTGCCACCGGCGACATCGACGAGGAGGATGTGATGCGCTTCGACCATGGCGGCCGCACCTTCGCCATCTATCGCAGCCCCGACGATGAGTTCTTCGCCACCGACGGCCTGTGCACGCATGAAAAGGTGCATCTGGCCGACGGGCTGGTGATGGACGACATCATTGAATGCCCCAAGCACAATGGCCGCTTCAACTACAAGACGGGTGACGCCCGCGGCGCGCCGGTCTGCGTCAACCTGAAAACCTATCCGGTCAAGGTTGATGCTGGCAAAGTCCTGATCCAGATCGGATGA
- a CDS encoding fatty acid desaturase family protein — protein MTAAPSRRDYSLIGRDAKLAVETGLSAAEWYHTEIPRKQMKELMQRSDGPAIRDTAIWFAALIVSGAGGAWFWGTWWCVPFFFVYGVLYGSSTDSRWHECGHGTAFRTQWMNDAVYQIACFMIMRNPVTWRWSHTRHHTDTIIVGRDPEISVMRPPDLLRVILAFVGVTDAWHAMSDMLRNAAGNISAAEKTFIPEQEQPKAIRVARIWTAIYAATIALALYSGSFLPLMLVGLPRLYGAWHHVMVGLLQHGGLADNVTDHRLNSRTVYMNPISRFIYWNMNYHVEHHMFPMVPYHALPKLHALIKHDLPAPTPSILAGYREMIPAFLRQLRNEDYFLKRELPPTARPYREEFHDDAVAAAAE, from the coding sequence ATGACCGCAGCACCGTCCCGGCGTGACTACAGCCTGATCGGCCGCGACGCCAAGCTCGCCGTCGAGACCGGCCTGTCGGCGGCCGAATGGTATCACACCGAGATTCCGCGCAAGCAGATGAAGGAGCTGATGCAGCGCTCCGACGGGCCGGCGATCCGCGATACGGCGATCTGGTTCGCCGCGCTGATCGTCAGCGGCGCCGGCGGCGCCTGGTTCTGGGGCACATGGTGGTGCGTGCCGTTCTTCTTCGTCTATGGCGTTCTCTACGGCTCCTCCACCGATTCACGCTGGCACGAATGCGGTCACGGCACCGCCTTCCGCACGCAATGGATGAACGATGCGGTCTATCAGATCGCCTGCTTCATGATCATGCGCAATCCGGTGACCTGGCGCTGGAGCCACACGCGTCACCACACCGACACCATCATCGTCGGCCGCGATCCGGAAATCTCGGTCATGCGGCCGCCGGATCTGCTGCGCGTCATTCTTGCCTTCGTCGGTGTAACAGACGCCTGGCATGCGATGTCAGACATGCTGCGCAACGCCGCCGGCAACATCAGCGCGGCGGAAAAGACCTTCATTCCCGAACAGGAGCAGCCAAAGGCGATCCGCGTCGCCCGCATCTGGACGGCGATCTACGCCGCCACCATCGCGCTCGCGCTCTATTCCGGTTCGTTCCTGCCCCTGATGCTGGTCGGCCTGCCCAGGCTCTACGGCGCCTGGCATCACGTCATGGTCGGGCTGCTGCAGCATGGCGGTCTGGCCGACAATGTCACCGACCATAGGCTGAACAGCCGCACCGTCTACATGAACCCGATCAGCCGCTTCATCTACTGGAACATGAACTACCATGTGGAGCATCATATGTTCCCGATGGTGCCCTATCACGCGCTACCGAAGCTACATGCGCTGATCAAGCACGATCTGCCGGCGCCGACACCGTCGATCCTGGCCGGCTACCGCGAGATGATCCCGGCCTTCCTGCGCCAGCTGCGCAACGAGGACTATTTCCTCAAGCGCGAACTGCCGCCGACCGCCAGGCCGTATCGCGAGGAATTCCACGACGACGCCGTCGCCGCCGCGGCGGAATGA
- a CDS encoding LacI family DNA-binding transcriptional regulator has translation MAKRPTISDLARISGVSVATVDRVLNSRLPVREETARRVYEAATEIGYHAAGLIKQRMRHELPEYRLGFLLLKGNYVFYSEFARELELAVSRSPRFRGVAMIDFADSLAPDEIVERARRLAAKCRAVALVGPDHPTLTVAVEEMKAKGLPVFSLLSDFAAGIREGYVGLDNRKVGRSAAWMISKAAKRPGKVALFVGSHRFHGHELREIGFRSFFREQAPEFTLLETLVNLEANQITQDTLLDLLSRHPDLVGCYVAGGGMEGAVAALRQAKPAEVPAVICNEINATSRSALADGILTMVISTPLAALCRELVDLMAHAIETGAANAPGQTFLPFDIYLPENI, from the coding sequence ATGGCAAAACGGCCGACCATATCGGACCTAGCGCGCATCTCCGGTGTCAGTGTCGCCACGGTCGATCGCGTGCTCAACAGCCGCCTGCCGGTGCGCGAGGAAACGGCGCGCCGCGTCTACGAGGCGGCGACCGAGATCGGCTACCACGCGGCCGGCCTGATCAAGCAGCGGATGCGCCATGAATTGCCCGAGTACCGGCTCGGCTTTCTGCTGCTCAAGGGCAATTATGTCTTCTACAGCGAGTTCGCCCGCGAGCTTGAACTCGCCGTGTCGCGGTCGCCGCGCTTTCGCGGCGTCGCCATGATCGATTTCGCCGACTCTCTGGCTCCTGATGAAATCGTCGAGCGCGCGCGCAGGCTGGCGGCCAAATGCAGGGCCGTGGCCCTAGTCGGGCCGGATCACCCGACACTGACGGTCGCCGTCGAGGAGATGAAGGCGAAAGGGCTGCCGGTGTTTTCCCTGCTGTCCGACTTCGCCGCCGGCATCCGCGAAGGCTATGTCGGCCTCGACAACCGCAAGGTCGGCCGCAGTGCGGCCTGGATGATCTCGAAGGCGGCGAAACGGCCGGGCAAGGTTGCGCTTTTCGTCGGCAGCCATCGCTTCCACGGCCACGAACTGCGCGAGATCGGCTTTCGCTCCTTCTTTCGCGAGCAGGCGCCGGAATTCACCTTGCTCGAGACATTGGTCAATCTGGAAGCCAACCAGATTACCCAGGACACGCTGCTCGATCTCCTCAGCCGTCACCCTGATCTCGTTGGCTGCTATGTCGCCGGCGGCGGCATGGAAGGCGCTGTCGCGGCGCTCAGGCAGGCAAAGCCGGCCGAGGTGCCCGCGGTCATCTGCAACGAGATCAACGCGACATCGCGTTCCGCCCTGGCGGATGGCATCCTGACGATGGTGATCTCGACGCCGTTGGCCGCCCTGTGCCGTGAACTGGTCGACCTGATGGCGCACGCCATCGAGACGGGTGCGGCGAACGCGCCCGGCCAGACCTTCCTGCCGTTCGACATCTATCTGCCTGAGAATATTTAG
- a CDS encoding sugar ABC transporter substrate-binding protein has product MKKLILGVAFAALMSSSAFAAKVGVSMAKFDDNFLTVLRNGMIEQAKGMSGVELQVEDAQNDVAKQLDQIKNFAASGVDAIIVNPVDTSATQAMSDAAAAAKIPLVYVNREPVNVDTLPDNQAFVASNEADSGTLETKEVCRLFTEAGKKEANVYVIMGELSNQAAVQRTKDIEEVIATPDCSFIKIIDKQTSNWNRDEAQNLMTNWLSTGKKFDGVIANNDESAIGAIQAMKAANIDMKSVVVGGVDATQDALAAMQAGDLDATVFQDAAGQGAGALDAALKLAKGEKVEHKVYVPFQLVTPANIDKFLKKN; this is encoded by the coding sequence ATGAAGAAACTGATTTTGGGCGTCGCTTTCGCGGCGCTGATGAGTTCATCCGCTTTTGCCGCCAAGGTTGGCGTGTCGATGGCCAAATTCGACGACAACTTCCTGACCGTGCTGCGCAACGGCATGATCGAGCAGGCCAAGGGCATGAGCGGTGTCGAGCTGCAGGTCGAGGACGCGCAGAACGACGTTGCCAAGCAGCTTGACCAGATCAAGAACTTCGCCGCTTCGGGCGTCGACGCGATCATCGTCAACCCGGTCGACACCTCGGCCACCCAGGCGATGTCGGATGCCGCGGCCGCCGCCAAGATCCCGCTGGTCTATGTCAACCGCGAGCCGGTCAACGTCGACACGCTGCCTGACAACCAGGCCTTCGTCGCTTCGAACGAGGCCGATTCCGGTACGCTCGAGACCAAGGAAGTCTGCCGCCTGTTCACGGAAGCCGGCAAGAAGGAAGCCAATGTCTATGTGATCATGGGCGAGCTTTCCAACCAGGCCGCCGTGCAGCGCACCAAGGATATCGAAGAGGTGATCGCGACGCCGGATTGCAGCTTCATCAAGATCATCGACAAGCAGACCTCGAACTGGAACCGCGACGAGGCGCAGAACCTGATGACCAACTGGCTGTCGACCGGCAAGAAGTTCGACGGCGTCATCGCCAACAATGATGAAAGCGCCATCGGCGCCATCCAGGCGATGAAGGCCGCCAACATCGACATGAAGTCGGTTGTCGTCGGCGGCGTCGACGCCACCCAGGACGCACTTGCCGCCATGCAGGCGGGCGACCTCGACGCAACCGTGTTCCAGGACGCGGCCGGCCAGGGCGCGGGTGCACTGGATGCAGCATTGAAGCTGGCCAAGGGCGAGAAGGTCGAACACAAGGTCTACGTCCCCTTCCAGCTGGTGACGCCGGCCAACATCGACAAGTTCCTGAAGAAGAACTGA
- a CDS encoding ABC transporter permease, with translation MAQTSHGVGGVGYDAKKRSWPAELNVFLALVILVIAFELIGRIFLGDSFLFNTRSDVSAIFNEARLQIIILQVSIVGIIAIGVTQVIITGGIDLSSGSIVGATAMIAMSFAQVATVNGNPNPKAMFLAQGWTDLPVIVPVLVAIGCGLFAGLVNGALIAYTRIPPFIATLGMMVTARGIAKWWSKGQPISFPTEGFAAIGKGLMPVIIFLSLAVLFQLIMTYTRYGKHCYAIGSNEDAARMSGIKIANHKILVYVIAGVLAALAAVVLSSKNLTAQSGMGVMYELDAIAMAVIGGVSLSGGRGSIIGTVIGSLIFGVIISGFTFLRLDAYYQEMVKGVIIVGAVVLDQWRQRLRAMRA, from the coding sequence GTGGCACAGACATCTCATGGCGTCGGCGGAGTCGGCTATGACGCGAAGAAGCGCTCATGGCCTGCCGAACTCAACGTTTTCCTGGCGCTTGTCATCCTGGTCATCGCCTTCGAACTGATCGGCCGGATCTTTCTCGGCGACAGCTTCCTGTTCAACACCCGCAGCGACGTCAGCGCGATCTTCAACGAAGCCCGCCTGCAGATCATCATCCTGCAGGTGTCGATCGTCGGCATCATCGCCATCGGCGTGACGCAAGTGATCATCACCGGCGGCATCGACCTGTCCTCGGGTTCAATCGTCGGCGCGACCGCCATGATCGCCATGAGCTTTGCCCAGGTGGCGACGGTCAACGGCAATCCCAATCCCAAGGCAATGTTCCTAGCCCAGGGCTGGACCGACCTGCCTGTCATCGTGCCGGTGCTGGTGGCGATCGGCTGCGGTCTGTTTGCCGGCCTGGTCAACGGCGCCTTGATTGCCTACACGCGCATTCCGCCGTTCATCGCCACGCTCGGCATGATGGTCACCGCACGCGGCATCGCCAAATGGTGGTCCAAGGGCCAGCCGATCTCGTTTCCCACCGAGGGTTTCGCGGCCATCGGCAAAGGCCTGATGCCCGTCATCATCTTCCTGTCGTTGGCCGTGCTGTTCCAGCTGATCATGACCTACACACGATACGGCAAGCATTGTTATGCGATCGGCTCCAACGAGGACGCCGCGCGCATGTCCGGCATCAAGATCGCCAACCACAAGATCCTGGTCTACGTCATCGCCGGTGTGCTTGCAGCACTCGCCGCCGTGGTGCTGAGCTCCAAGAACCTCACCGCGCAGTCCGGCATGGGCGTGATGTACGAACTCGACGCCATTGCCATGGCGGTCATCGGCGGCGTCTCGCTGTCAGGCGGCCGCGGCTCGATCATCGGCACGGTGATCGGCTCGCTGATCTTCGGTGTCATCATCTCCGGCTTCACCTTCCTGCGCCTCGACGCCTACTACCAGGAGATGGTCAAGGGCGTGATCATCGTCGGTGCGGTGGTTCTCGACCAGTGGCGCCAACGCCTGCGGGCAATGAGGGCTTGA
- a CDS encoding sugar ABC transporter ATP-binding protein, which translates to MSDIVLKTENLTKRYGGVHALEGANFELRKGEHVAIMGDNGAGKSTFVRQITAVEQRTSGQIWFDGKEVNFAGPIEARTAGIETVFQNLALADDLDVPSNLFLGREKVLFNLGPFSILDRKYMRKATEAALVRTAVKIPNLSNTIRHMSGGQRQCVAIARTATFASKLIIMDEPTAALGVQETAQVENIVRTLKDNGEPLILISHNMRQVFDLCDRIVVFRRGRIVANLRKENTDGNDIVSYITGAKTGEAELAA; encoded by the coding sequence ATGTCAGACATCGTCCTGAAGACCGAAAACCTGACCAAGCGCTATGGCGGCGTGCATGCGCTGGAAGGCGCCAATTTCGAGCTGCGCAAAGGCGAGCATGTCGCCATCATGGGCGACAACGGCGCCGGCAAGTCGACCTTCGTGCGCCAGATCACCGCCGTCGAGCAACGCACCAGCGGCCAGATCTGGTTCGACGGCAAGGAAGTGAATTTTGCCGGGCCGATCGAGGCCCGCACGGCCGGCATCGAAACCGTGTTCCAGAACCTGGCGCTCGCCGACGATCTCGACGTGCCCTCGAACCTGTTCCTCGGCCGCGAAAAGGTGCTGTTCAATCTCGGACCGTTCTCGATCCTCGACCGCAAATACATGCGCAAGGCGACGGAAGCCGCATTGGTCCGCACTGCGGTTAAGATCCCCAATCTATCCAACACCATCCGCCACATGTCGGGCGGCCAGCGCCAGTGCGTGGCGATCGCCCGGACCGCGACCTTCGCCTCCAAGCTGATCATCATGGACGAGCCGACGGCAGCACTCGGCGTGCAGGAGACCGCGCAGGTCGAAAACATCGTCCGCACGTTGAAGGACAATGGCGAGCCGCTGATCCTGATCAGCCACAATATGCGCCAGGTGTTCGACCTCTGCGATCGTATCGTCGTGTTCCGGCGCGGCCGCATCGTCGCCAATCTGCGCAAGGAGAACACCGACGGAAACGATATCGTCTCCTACATCACCGGCGCCAAGACCGGCGAGGCGGAACTCGCGGCCTAA
- the iolG gene encoding inositol 2-dehydrogenase, with translation MTVRFALLGAGRIGKVHARAVGSNPQAKLVAVADAFEKAAKELASAYGAEVRTIDAIEKSADIDAVVICTPTDTHADLIERFAKAGKAIFCEKPIDLNVKRVEKCLAVVEKTKATLMVGFNRRFDPHFAAVRKAIDDGAIGTVEMVTITSRDPGAPPIDYIKRSGGIFRDMTIHDFDMARFLLGEEVVAVSAHASVLVDKKIGAAGDFDSVSVILETASGKQAVISNSRRATYGYDQRIEVHGSKGMVAAENQRPVSIELANEKGYTRPPLHDFFMTRYLDAYANEIAAFIAAATSGKKAAPSGADGLVALKLADAALKSATTGKTVRLDK, from the coding sequence ATGACTGTTCGCTTCGCTCTCCTCGGTGCCGGCCGCATCGGCAAGGTCCATGCCCGCGCCGTCGGCTCCAACCCGCAGGCCAAACTGGTTGCCGTCGCCGATGCGTTCGAGAAGGCGGCAAAGGAACTGGCGTCGGCCTATGGCGCCGAGGTGCGCACCATCGATGCCATCGAAAAATCGGCGGATATCGACGCCGTCGTCATCTGCACGCCGACTGACACCCATGCCGATTTGATCGAGCGTTTCGCCAAGGCCGGCAAGGCGATCTTCTGCGAGAAGCCGATCGACCTCAACGTCAAGCGCGTCGAGAAATGCCTGGCCGTGGTCGAGAAGACCAAGGCGACGCTGATGGTCGGCTTCAACCGCCGCTTCGACCCGCATTTCGCCGCCGTGCGCAAGGCGATCGATGATGGCGCCATCGGCACCGTCGAGATGGTCACCATCACGTCCCGTGATCCGGGTGCGCCGCCGATCGACTACATCAAGCGCTCGGGCGGCATTTTTCGCGACATGACCATCCATGATTTCGACATGGCGCGCTTCCTGCTCGGCGAAGAGGTCGTGGCGGTCAGCGCCCATGCTTCGGTGCTGGTCGACAAGAAGATCGGCGCGGCCGGCGATTTCGACTCGGTCAGCGTCATCCTCGAGACCGCTTCCGGCAAGCAGGCCGTCATCTCCAATTCGCGCCGCGCCACCTATGGTTACGACCAGCGCATCGAGGTGCATGGCTCGAAGGGCATGGTCGCGGCCGAGAACCAGCGCCCGGTGTCGATCGAGCTGGCCAACGAGAAGGGCTACACGCGCCCGCCGCTGCACGACTTCTTCATGACCCGCTATCTCGACGCCTATGCCAACGAGATCGCTGCCTTCATCGCAGCGGCAACGTCGGGCAAGAAGGCTGCACCGAGCGGCGCCGACGGCCTCGTGGCACTGAAGCTGGCGGATGCGGCGCTGAAGTCTGCGACGACAGGCAAGACCGTCCGCCTCGACAAGTAA
- a CDS encoding SDR family oxidoreductase, with the protein MSASADRNSKTRAIVTGGAQGIGFAVAEALADEGCQALALIGRSQEKGDKAVASLKKSGVDAIFISADVSKVADCKRAVATAISHFGTINALVNAAATSARGSLVETSEELFDTIFDTNVRGPFFLMQGVVAHLLEKKAPGSIVNVLSMSAHTGQSFLTPYSTSKGALMTLTKNVANAYRYNRIRCNAVLPGWMDTEGEDIVQKKWHDAPDDWLAKAEAAQPMGQLVKPDQLARLISYMVSPQSGVMTGSLVDYDQSIAGSSPE; encoded by the coding sequence ATGAGCGCATCCGCCGATCGCAATTCAAAAACGCGCGCCATCGTTACCGGCGGCGCGCAAGGCATCGGCTTTGCCGTCGCCGAGGCACTGGCCGACGAAGGCTGCCAGGCACTGGCGCTCATCGGCCGCTCGCAGGAGAAGGGCGACAAGGCTGTCGCCTCCCTCAAGAAGTCCGGCGTCGACGCGATCTTCATCAGCGCCGATGTGTCAAAAGTGGCGGACTGCAAGCGCGCGGTCGCCACCGCGATCTCGCATTTCGGCACCATCAACGCCCTGGTCAATGCCGCCGCGACATCGGCGCGCGGCTCGCTGGTCGAAACCAGCGAAGAGCTCTTCGACACCATCTTCGACACCAATGTGCGTGGGCCGTTTTTCCTGATGCAGGGCGTGGTGGCGCATCTGCTCGAGAAAAAAGCCCCCGGCTCGATCGTCAACGTGCTGTCGATGTCGGCGCATACCGGCCAGTCGTTCCTGACGCCCTATTCGACCAGCAAGGGCGCGCTGATGACGCTGACCAAGAACGTCGCCAATGCCTATCGCTACAACCGCATCCGCTGCAACGCGGTGCTGCCCGGCTGGATGGACACCGAGGGTGAGGACATCGTGCAGAAGAAATGGCACGATGCGCCTGACGACTGGCTGGCAAAGGCCGAAGCCGCGCAGCCGATGGGCCAGTTGGTGAAGCCGGACCAGCTTGCGCGGCTGATCAGCTACATGGTCAGCCCGCAGTCGGGCGTCATGACCGGGTCACTGGTCGACTATGACCAGAGCATTGCGGGGTCGTCTCCGGAGTAG